In Lolium rigidum isolate FL_2022 chromosome 7, APGP_CSIRO_Lrig_0.1, whole genome shotgun sequence, the DNA window TGCCACTGGTATTTATTGAAATAATACAAGGATGACTAAGGCTGCTCTTAGTGGGAGTATCATGCGTGTTAATGTGTTATGTTGATAAAAAAAGATGAGGTAACATAAAGATAGATTAATGACGAATACATAGGTGGTATCATGACACTATATCGTGTCCTAGCATATACATATAGAACCATTTAATAACAAATATATCATGTACATACATAAATTTGTATAGGCAACTCCATTCTTTTGGAGGAATCAATTCCAGAAGTAGACAGAGCCTTGTCGACCTGTTAAAGAGATACTGTACTTCTCCCCAGAGCCAACTCCATGATATTTCCGGAGGAGGGGAGCTAGTACATGATATTTCTTGGTTTCCCTTTTCGTTTTTGCTTGTTTTGGGGCGTGTGAAGCGCTGGATGCTCGTGTTCTCGCACCACTTTATCATCTGGCAAAAGAGGACACAAATATCTAATTATCTAGCACCTGTGTTATGCATGGAACCATAATTAACAAGCGTCCATCCGATCCTCAGAATAATTACTTTTTATACGCTTATGCATAGTGTAAAAGTTATGTACTACtcctccttgttttttttttcaaaaaaatactcCCTTCGTCCTAAAATATAAAGCTTCTAAGATTAGTCAAAAATCAATGTATTCTAACTTTTATCAAGTTTTTACAAGAAAAGAACATCTAAAAtactaaatcaatatcaataTATTTAGCCAAACTCAACACTGTAAAGTTTCTTCATCATCTACGGTACGAAATGCATGCACTATGAAATTATGTTTCGATATCAGTTTCATATTGATCGAAACTTTACAAATTGTTGATTTTTCATATAGACTGGAAACCACAAACCCCCTATTTACTGATTGTCGTGGTATATGTAACTTGGTCAACTAGATGGAAGAAATCCTCGGAAGTCTAAAGATCAGCAAATATCCTTCGAAAAGATCGTGTAGCACTTTATTGTTGCTTTTCGCAAAGCAGAATTTTATTCGCTACCAACATCGTCGGCTGAAATTCTAGCGAGGTTCTGAGATCTAGTTCCGCTCGTCGACAAGCTATGCTACCACTGATATTTTGCGAAGTAATAGGTTGACTAAGGCTGCCCTTAGTCGGAGTATCATGCGTGTCATGTTGATAAAAAAAAGCTGACGTGACACAAAGATAGATCGATGAATACATAGGTGGTATATAAATCAGCAATCCCCGTAGAAGTATTCCGAAAATCTGCGTCTGGCGCTCTCCTCTATCTTCTGAGGTCCTTAACCATCTCCCTAAAAGTCAAAATAGACTAAAATAGCCTGAACGATCCTAAAAATCCCTCGAAGGAGATAATGAAGAACTCAAAGCAGATGGTATCCTACTATAAGGGTGGTCTTAAGAATCCAAAAGAGGTTGATCAGAAGACACGTGTCCTAGAACATAGAACTATGCATACATACATAAATTCGTATTTCGGTTTTGCAAACAAATAAATATGATATCACTACGATATTGTACTCCTCGCTATGACCAGTTTAACACTCATCAGACGTGTTAGTAAATCACGCACACACGGCACTCAAAAAGCGAAAAGAGACGGATAGATAGAGCAGACGACGAGAGAGAGGACCATCCATTCATTTTCGTGCAACCCCACGAAAGCACATGGGTTTACTACGACCCACGTAGCAAACATCCAGCTGTGACCCGCAAGCTAGCGCTCCACTACCAAACATGCAAACGGGCAGGTGAAGAACTGAGAGCCACAAGAATCGAGCGGCCCGCAGATTTTTCGTGTAGGATATTTGCGCGAGTCAGAAAAGCGCACCGCCAAAAGCGTAAAGCGTGGAAAAATCCACTCCGACGTGGCGCCCCTGCCCTCGCCCTTTTTCTCCTCCCCGCCCGCCCTCCTGGTCGACCGCACGCCTCATTTCTTGCAGACTCCCCTCTCTTCTTCTTGCtttgctcctcctcctcagcagGTAGCATCAGCTACTGGAAACTAAAAATAAAATCAGGAGTTGGTGATTTTGTTTCTCTTCTTGGTCGTGTGAAGTCGTCGGAGCGAGATTTGGCAAAGCTGCTATACTTCGGTTCAGGAATCTGAAGATATGGCTCGATTTCAGGTAATTCCTCGTCTTTTGTTCGTCTGTGTTCCTTCTGGATCGTTTGGCGGATCATGGAGTAAAACGTATCCATCGAAGCTTTGCTTCGCGGCAAATTAATGGTTCCCCAAAAGGAACTAAAACGACCAAGCGGAAAATTGATGCTCAGATCTTATTTCGCCTACTCGAAATTTAGTCTAACAAAaccatctccttctcctcctgAAGGAAACCGCCGCGAGTCATGATCAAGACATCATGGGAGATCTGAGGAATCCCAGCGAGATGGACACGCTCGCGGGAGCGCGCTTCCCCAAGGCGCGGAAGCCGTACATGATAACGAAGCAGCGGGAGAAGTGGACGGAGGAGGAGCACAAGCTCTTCCTGGAAGCCATGCAGCTCCACGGCCGCGCCTGGCGCCGCATACAAGGTGGGTTTCCTCTCCCTCCCCAAAAAAGCTCCATGTTGTTGTCTGCTGTAGCAAACCAGGCCTTTTATCTGACAAACGGAAACTTTTCCCAACTGCAGAGCACATCGGCACCAAGACGGCGGTGCAGATCAGGAGCCACGCGCAGAAGTTCTTCTCCAAGGTCATACGAGAGTCGTCCGGCGACAACagctccggcgccggcgccgacgcgCCGATCCAGATCCCGCCGCCGCGGCCCAAGAGGAAGTCGGTGCACCCGTACCCGTGCAACCGCAGGAGCGCCCCGGGGAAGCACGCCCACGCGCTCCCACGGCTCGACAAGCCTGACCGGCAGGTGCAGTCCGTGTGCGAGCAGGGGAATGGCTCGCCGACCTCTGTGGTCACCGCGTCACAGATAGCCTCTGAGTGCTCCGACAGCGATACGTCGACGATTGACATCGAAGAGAGGTGCCCCACGCCAGGCGTAGACACCGCTGAGGCTGCTGTGCAAGTGCCACCAACCGATGTTCGTCAGGTACTAATCCTAGCTGACATGAAAgcaaattttatttttctttatatcTTCCTAGGATAGGCACCCGATATGAAaatatcaacaagatagtaaCTCTTTGATTGTTGACAGCGATCTTGGTATCTTGTAGGTAAAAAAATATATCTTCAATCTAGTAATTATTGAAactgtttttttagaaacaccTAGTATTGACAGTGATTTTGTTGCTTGACGGTACGATCTATAGTTGACAACTTGACACAACTGTTAACTTCTCAGTTCTGATGAACTCTTAAATTATGTATTTCAGGGCAGTACTTCTTCAGAAGAAGTGGTGTGTGGCACATCCGAAGCTCCACAGATCAAGCTATTCGGGAAGACAGTTGCGGTGAACAATACGCACCAGCAGGCAGACCCCAGTACCGGCAGCCTGCAAACTGTCGCAGATATGGAAATGGATACTTCAGCTGAGACGCCCGCTAGTGGAGCTGGGAACCTCTCTTCCCCTGGTGCGCCACAAGCAAACGCATGGAGCCCATGGATGGCCAACGCGCAGCAGTTCATGTATTATGTTCCTCAAGGGGCAGTTTTCTTCAGCTACAACGGTGGAAGCGTGCCCCAACCTTCCGAAGCTGAGAACAAGCAGAGGGAAGCATCAAGGGCGGAGTCAAACACGGCCTCCACTAGTGTGCCTGAACAAACAACTCGGAATTCTGCAGAATCATGCACTGaagcagacggcggtgatgacaAATTGGTACCTGTTGCAGGTTTCAGAAAATTTGTTGCCCCGAGTTCAGTCCAGCAACGAGGTTTCATGCCATACAAGAGGTGCGCAGCTGAAAGCAAGGTGTTGCAGCCTCAGGCTGTGACCGAGGAGGCGGATGGAGAGATGACGAGATTGTGCCTGTAAATGTCCGCTGTCACAGCGCTACCATAGATGGCGATGATGCTGAGCGCAGATGACTAGAACTGATGGAATACTGCACAGAGGGCCTTCCTTCTGTTGCTCATGAGGGCATACACTGAAACCAGTCAAACCACAGCGATCTTTCGTATGGAAGAACAACTGTGGATCCTGTGTTTTCATACTTCCTCATGGAGCGACTGTAATTTTGTCCCAACAGTAGAGGTTGAGGCTAAACGGTGGCCTATATAGTTGTAGTAGGACCGAGCTGATGTAAATTATGCAGCTCATATTTGTAAATTAATGACATGGCAGCAGAACATAGATGCTGCAAAGCCTTCTTCAGTTGTATGCTTTTGACAGATGAACAAGTCACAAGGTTGAACCCAATTCTGCGAGACAAAAATAAGTCGACTTATATTTCTACCTGTCGTGCTAAGATGCTGCGATGTGGTAGATGAATTGTATGAGAGGCAACTAACTGGCTGTTAAGTGTTAAGCCCTTCGCCTATCACTTGGAT includes these proteins:
- the LOC124677990 gene encoding protein REVEILLE 2-like; its protein translation is MARFQETAASHDQDIMGDLRNPSEMDTLAGARFPKARKPYMITKQREKWTEEEHKLFLEAMQLHGRAWRRIQEHIGTKTAVQIRSHAQKFFSKVIRESSGDNSSGAGADAPIQIPPPRPKRKSVHPYPCNRRSAPGKHAHALPRLDKPDRQVQSVCEQGNGSPTSVVTASQIASECSDSDTSTIDIEERCPTPGVDTAEAAVQVPPTDVRQGSTSSEEVVCGTSEAPQIKLFGKTVAVNNTHQQADPSTGSLQTVADMEMDTSAETPASGAGNLSSPGAPQANAWSPWMANAQQFMYYVPQGAVFFSYNGGSVPQPSEAENKQREASRAESNTASTSVPEQTTRNSAESCTEADGGDDKLVPVAGFRKFVAPSSVQQRGFMPYKRCAAESKVLQPQAVTEEADGEMTRLCL